One window from the genome of Anopheles merus strain MAF unplaced genomic scaffold, AmerM5.1 LNR4000057, whole genome shotgun sequence encodes:
- the LOC121601298 gene encoding uncharacterized protein LOC121601298, protein METHSGSSNPADLVSRGMSAAEMLKGSIWSCGPEWLALSPSKWPMSNPSLTAETDMEIRQTRTLQSSQVTSAALPITPEAIEAAKIVLCKLAQEHEFSSEIQLLKKGEMVRKQSPLRRLNPFLDNDGILRVGGRLKLAQLPYQFKHPILLPKNHQLAHLIAVHIHEKLMHGGGRLLLSRIREEYWPLDGRRLVKNVVRNCFRCIRQDPQLTQQQTGQLPYERITPSRPFSITGVDYAGPLYLKPAHKRAAAAKCYLCVFVCFSTKAVHLELVGDLSTAGFLAALHRFTSRRGLPSDIYSDNGKNFEGAAHELNELFDMLQNEQHQNVIASNCSDRGITWHFTPPKAPHFGGLWEAAVKTAKRHLYRQLGSSRLSYEGYSTILQQIEAAMNSRPLLPMTDDPMIWQRLRRRTS, encoded by the exons ATGGAAACACATTCCGGTTCATCGAATCCCGCCGATCTGGTGTCTCGAGGGATGTCAGCAGCTGAAATGCTAAAAGGATCGATTTGGAGCTGTGGTCCTGAATGGTTGGCGCTATCCCCCTCCAAATGGCCAATGTCAAATCCATCACTGACTGCTGAAACGGATATGGAAATTCGTCAG acACGTACACTACAGTCATCACAAGTTACCTCAGCAGCATTACCGATCACCCCTGAGGCTATAGAAGCAGCTAAAATCGTGCTTTGTAAACTGGCACAAGAGCACGAGTTTTCATCAGAGATCCAACTGCTGAAAAAGGGAGAAATGGTACGAAAACAATCACCTCTACGGCGATTGAATCCGTTTCTCGACAACGATGGAATATTACGAGTAGGAGGCCGCTTGAAACTTGCACAGCTACCGTACCAGTTCAAGCATCCCATCCTGCTTCCCAAAAACCATCAGCTGGCTCATCTCATCGCGGTGCACATACATGAGAAGCTGATGCATGGCGGGGGAAGACTACTACTTTCCCGGATACGTGAGGAATATTGGCCACTCGATGGACGTCGGCTAGTAAAAAACGTAGTGAGGAATTGCTTTCGTTGCATTCGTCAGGATCCGCAGctgacacaacaacaaactggtCAACTCCCGTATGAACGCATCACCCCGAGCCGGCCGTTTTCCATAACTGGAGTGGATTATGCCGGCCCGCTGTATCTGAAACCCGCACACAAGAGAGCCGCTGCCGCTAAATGctacttgtgtgtgtttgtgtgtttttcaacGAAGGCAGTGCATTTGGAGCTGGTGGGCGATCTCTCCACGGCAGGCTTCTTGGCCGCATTACATCGCTTCACATCCCGGCGAGGATTACCATCGGACATATACTCCGATAACGGAAAAAACTTTGAAGGTGCGGCACACGAACTTAATGAATTGTTTGATATGTTACAGAACGAACAGCACCAAAACGTCATCGCATCCAACTGTTCGGACAGGGGCATAACTTGGCACTTTACCCCACCTAAGGCCCCACATTTTGGTGGATTGTGGGAAGCAGCGGTTAAGACGGCCAAACGACATCTCTACAGGCAGCTAGGCAGTTCGAGGCTGTCTTACGAGGGATACAGCACCATTCTGCAGCAAATAGAAGCGGCAATGAACTCGCGTCCTTTGTTGCCAATGACGGATGACCCAATGATTTGGCAGCGCTTACGCCGGCGCACTTCCTGA